The following coding sequences are from one Bufo bufo chromosome 2, aBufBuf1.1, whole genome shotgun sequence window:
- the LOC120990771 gene encoding uncharacterized protein LOC120990771: MLLLAFLDLAQLPLLVSGEPLIKANLCSTSGTPSVLSFSLPSFSPIQPEQKVCRVTITHTEARPLQATLHRCKRLVTVTSWGVFQDCDFTYLATLPRKGCVQVETYPQDPCDDWWYAGDHPYIWKLSAQRFKCEFCLCLPITEATVSFLPHPPRLYCSFDDCSVCSPTDLTSGVCVLSSGTEITFVPPVINDEYEELEVIGKLFYNPRHVMIDTLHASYTLDENFLFRDDKFKVSCRTRTKRDTEQEYTDDQLRPLLRVLNDAAHMVHRLLTTLLSQPLTDMSAFAQQILGIKNIIGVVNKGLVLYWECQPVPVELLPWANDTLYPPVLFNNQTYYMNPYTQNLYATSPLVSSGMYVIIAQPSSYYLGSTGSGMIPKKIQASGHYLNLTSPLEGLDALNDLRTHVHLSDPLSIAVRSTFDRDAFKHEVLSQASDYAALLSVGFSSILLFLVKAYNFYKYGRFARALPPISGDQY, translated from the exons ATGCTGTTACTAGCCTTCCTAGATCTGGCCCAGCTTCCACTTCTGGTTTCTGGGGAGCCTTTGATTAAGGCAAATCTCTGCTCTACCTCGGGAACCCCTAGTGTCTTGTCTTTCTCCCTGCCATCGTTTTCCCCAATACAACCTGAGCAAAAAGTTTGCCGAGTTACCATCACCCACACTGAAGCACGTCCTCTTCAAGCAACTCTTCATCGATGCAAAAGGCTTGTTACAGTAACCTCATGGGGAGTATTCCAAGACTGTGATTTCACCTATCTTGCTACGCTGCCTCGCAAAGGATGTGTACAAGTTGAAACATACCCCCAAGACCCGTGTGATGATTGGTGGTATGCCGGAGATCACCCCTACATTTGGAAATTATCTGCACAAAGATTTAAGTGCGAATTTTGTTTGTGCTTACCTATCACTGAAGCCACCGTTAGCTTTCTACCTCATCCACCGAGGCTCTATTGCTCCTTTGATGACTGCTCAGTCTGCTCTCCTACAGATTTAACCTCAGGGGTTTGTGTATTATCCTCCGGCACGGAGATTACCTTTGTTCCGCCCGTGATTAACGACGAGTATGAGGAGCTAGAGGTAATTGGAAAGTTATTCTATAACCCTCGTCATGTGATGATTGACACCCTCCATGCCTCATACACTTTAGATGAAAATTTCCTTTTCCGAGATGACAAGTTCAAAGTCTCATGCCGAACCCGAACAAAACGCGATACAGAACAGGAATATACTGATGATCAACTAAGGCCTTTACTCCGCGTTTTGaacgacgccgcacatatggtacaCCGGTTACTAACTACTTTATTGAGTCAACCTTTAACCGACATGTCTGCATTTGCCCAGCAAATACTTGGGATAAAAAACATTATTGGGGTGGTAAACAAGGGCTTAGTATTGTATTGGGAATGTCAGCCCGTGCCGGTGGAACTGCTCCCGTGGGCCAACGATACACTGTATCCTCCTGTATTATTCAACAATCAAACCTATTACATGAACCCCTACACTCAAAATCTTTATGCCACATCTCCCCTTGTTTCGTCTGGTATGTACGTAATTATAGCCCAGCCGAGCAGCTACTACTTAGGATCGACAGGGTCAGGCATGATACCAAAGAAGATTCAAGCTTCAGGACACTACCTCAACCTTACTTCGCCTCTAGAGGGTCTCGACGCATTAAACGATCTGAGGACCCATGTACATCTGTCTGATCCATTGTCAATTGCAGTAAGGTCTACCTTCGATCGAGATGCCTTTAAACATGAAGTTCTAAGTCAAGCCAGCGACTACGCTGCGCTTCTTTCTGTGGGGT TTAgctctattttactatttttagtCAAAGCCTATAATTTTTACAAGTACGGCAGGTTTGCCAGAGCACTCCCTCCTATATCTGGGGACCAGTattaa